From one Sus scrofa isolate TJ Tabasco breed Duroc chromosome 9, Sscrofa11.1, whole genome shotgun sequence genomic stretch:
- the NLRX1 gene encoding NLR family member X1 isoform X1 has protein sequence MRWGCHLPRASWGPGLGRVLQPADERIPFLIHWSWPLRGQRPLGPPRAFIRHHGSSADSDPPPGRHRLLFQGAAATEAIQQHRRNLAEWFSRLPREERQFGPTFALDTVHVDPVIRESTPDELLRPTAELALEHHPPSAGLPPLALSQLFDPDACGRRVQTVVLYGTVGTGKSTLVRKMVLDWCYGRLPAFELLIPFSCEDLSSLGPAPASLCQLVAQRYTPLKEILPLMASAGSRLLFVLHGLEHLNLNFQLADTGLCSDLEEPKAPAAIIVNLLRKYMLPEASILVTTRPSAIGRIPSKYVGRYGEICGFSDTNLQKLYFQLRLNQPDCEHGAGGAGVSATLAQHDNLVEMLSRNLEGHHQIAAACFLPSYCWLVCATLHFLHAPTPAGQTLTSIYTSFLRLNFSGEMLDSTDPSKLSLMAYAARTMGKLAYEGVSSRKTYFSEEDVRGCLEAGIKTEEEFQLLHVFRRDALRFFLAPCVEPGHPGTFVFTVPAMQEYLAALYIVLGLRKTTLQRVGKEVAEFVGRVGEDVSLVLGIMAKLLPLRALPLLFNLLKVVPRVFGRVVGKSREAVAQAMVLEMFREEDYYNDDVLDQIGASILGVEGPRRHPDEPPDDEVFELFPMFMGGLLSAHNRAVLAQLGCPIKTLDALENAQAIKKKLGKLGRQVLPPSELLDHLFFHYEFQNQRFSAEVLGSLRQLNLAGVRMTPLKCTVVAAVLGSGRHALDEVNLASCQLDPMGLRTLRPVFLRARKLGLQLNSLGPEACKDLRDLLLHDQCQVTTLRLSNNPLTAAGVALLMEGLAGNTSLKHLSLLHTGLGDEGLELLAAQLDRNQQLQELNVAYNGAGDTAALALAKAAREHPSLELLHLYFNELSSEGRQALRDMGSTTEGGARVVVSLTEGTAVSEYWSVILGEVQRNLNSWDRGRVRRHLELLLRDLEDNRGATLNPWRKAQLLRVESEVKALLEQLGGPGT, from the exons ATGAGGTGGGGCTGCCATTTGCCCAGGGCCTCTTGGGGTCCTGGTCTGGGAAGAGTACTCCAGCCAGCAG ATGAACGTATCCCTTTCCTGATCCACTGGAGTTGGCCCCTTAGAGGGCAGCGACCCCTTGGGCCCCCTAG GGCCTTTATACGCCACCACGGAAGCTCAGCGGACAGTGATCCCCCACCAGGGAGGCACAGGCTGTTGTTCCAGGGCGCTGCTGCAACTG AAGCCATCCAGCAGCACCGCCGGAACCTGGCTGAGTGGTTCAGCCGGCTGCCCAGGGAAGAGCGCCAGTTCGGCCCGACCTTTGCACTAGACACAGTCCACGTGGACCCTGTGATCCGAGAGAGCACCCCCGATGAGCTGCTCCGCCCTACGGCTGAGTTGGCCCTGGAGCATCATCCACCCTCTGCCGGGCTCCCCCCACTGGCCCTGTCTCAGCTCTTTGACCCAGATGCCTGCGGGCGCCGGGTGCAGACCGTGGTGCTCTACGGAACAGTGGGCACTGGCAAGAGCACGCTGGTGCGCAAGATGGTTCTGGATTGGTGTTATGGGCGGCTGCCAGCCTTTGAGCTGCTCATCCCCTTCTCCTGCGAGGACCTGTCATCTCTGGGCCCTGCACCAGCCTCCTTGTGCCAACTGGTGGCCCAGCGCTACACGCCCCTGAAGGAGATTCTGCCTCTGATGGCCTCTGCAGGCTCCCGCCTCCTCTTTGTGCTCCATGGCCTAGAGCATCTCAACCTCAATTTCCAGTTGGCGGACACAGGGCTTTGCAGTGACCTTGAGGAGCCAAAGGCACCAGCTGCCATCATTGTCAATCTGCTGCGCAAATACATGTTGCCGGAG GCCAGTATTCTGGTGACCACCCGGCCCTCTGCCATTGGCCGCATCCCCAGCAAGTATGTGGGCCGCTATGGCGAGATCTGTGGCTTCTCTGATACCAACCTACAGAAGCTCTACTTCCAGCTCCGCCTCAACCAGCCAGACTGCGAGCACGGAGCTGGGGGAGCGGGTGTCTCGGCCACGCTGGCTCAGCATGACAACCTGGTGGAGATGCTCTCCCGGAACCTGGAGGGGCACCACCAGATCGCTGCCGCCTGCTTCCTGCCCTCCTACTGCTGGCTTGTCTGTGCCACCTTGCACTTCCTGCATGCCCCCACGCCTGCCGGCCAGACCCTCACAAGCATCTACACCAGCTTCCTGCGTCTAAACTTCAGTGGGGAGATGCTGGACAGCACTGACCCCTCCAAGTTGTCCCTGATGGCCTATGCAGCCCGAACCATGGGCAAGTTGGCCTATGAGGGGGTGTCCTCCCGCAAGACCTACTTTTCTGAAGAGGATGTCCGTGGCTGCCTGGAAGCTGGCATCAAGACAGAGGAGGAGTTTCAGCTGCTGCATGTCTTCCGCCGGGATGCCCTGAGGTTTTTTCTAGCCCCATGTGTGGAGCCAGGGCACCCGGGTACCTTCGTGTTCACTGTGCCTGCCATGCAGGAATACCTGGCTGCCCTCTACATTGTGCTGGGCTTGCGGAAGACAACTCTGCAGCGGGTAGGCAAGGAGGTGGCCGAGTTCGTGGGCCGAGTCGGGGAGGACGTCAGCCTGGTCCTGGGCATCATGGCCAAGCTGCTGCCCCTGCGAGCCCTGCCCCTGCTCTTCAACCTGCTCAAG GTGGTTCCACGGGTGTTTGGGCGCGTGGTAGGTAAGAGCCGCGAGGCAGTGGCCCAGGCCATGGTGCTGGAGATGTTCCGAGAGGAGGACTACTATAATGACGACGTCCTGGACCAGATAGGCGCCAGCATCCTGGGCGTGGAGGGCCCTCGGCGCCACCCGGACGAGCCCCCAGATGATGAGGTCTTTGAGCTTTTCCCCATGTTCATGGGCGGGCTCCTCTCTGCTCACAACCGGGCCGTGCTGGCTCAGCTCGGCTGCCCCATCAAGACCCTCGATGCCCTGGAGAATGCCCAGGCCATCAAGAAGAAGCTAGGCAAGCTGGGCCGGCAGGTGCTGCCCCCCTCGGAGCTCCTTGACCACCTCTTCTTCCACTATGAGTTCCAGAATCAGCGCTTCTCCGCTGAGGTGCTGGGCTCCCTGCGCCAGCTCAACCTGGCCGGCGTGCGCATGACGCCCCTCAAGTGCACAGTGGTGGCAGCTGTCCTGGGCAGCGGGAGGCATGCTCTGGATGAGGTGAATCTGGCCTCCTGCCAGCTGGACCCCATGGGGCTGCGCACACTCAGGCCCGTCTTCCTGCGTGCCCGGAAGCTGGG CTTGCAACTCAACAGCCTGGGCCCTGAGGCCTGCAAGGACCTCCGAGACCTGCTGCTGCATGACCAGTGCCAAGTTACCACCCTGCG GTTGTCCAACAACCCACTGactgcggcaggtgtggccctgctGATGGAGGGGCTGGCGGGAAACACCTCCCTAAAACACCTGTCTCTGCTGCACACGGGCCTCGGGGACGAGGGCCTAGAGCTGCTGGCTGCCCAGCTGGACCGTAACCAGCAGCTACAGGAGCTGAACGTGGCCTACAATGGTGCTGGTGACACAGCGGCCCTGGCCTTAGCCAAGGCTGCCCGGGAGCACCCTtccctggagctgctgca CCTCTACTTCAACGAGCTGAGCTCAGAGGGCCGGCAGGCCCTGCGGGACATGGGCAGTACCACGGAAGGCGGTGCCCGGGTCGTGGTGTCACTGACGGAGGGGACAGCAGTGTCCGAATACTGGTCGGTGATCCTGGGTGAAGTCCAGCGGAATCTCAACAGCTGGGATAGGGGCCGGGTCCGGCGCCACCTTGAGCTGCTGCTGCGGGATCTGGAAGATAACCGGGGAGCCACCCTTAATCCTTGGCGTAAGGCCCAGCTGCTTCGAGTGGAGAGCGAGGTCAAGGCCCTCCTGGAGCAGCTGGGAGGCCCAGGAACCTGA
- the NLRX1 gene encoding NLR family member X1 isoform X2 produces MRWGCHLPRASWGPGLGRVLQPADERIPFLIHWSWPLRGQRPLGPPRAFIRHHGSSADSDPPPGRHRLLFQGAAATEAIQQHRRNLAEWFSRLPREERQFGPTFALDTVHVDPVIRESTPDELLRPTAELALEHHPPSAGLPPLALSQLFDPDACGRRVQTVVLYGTVGTGKSTLVRKMVLDWCYGRLPAFELLIPFSCEDLSSLGPAPASLCQLVAQRYTPLKEILPLMASAGSRLLFVLHGLEHLNLNFQLADTGLCSDLEEPKAPAAIIVNLLRKYMLPEASILVTTRPSAIGRIPSKYVGRYGEICGFSDTNLQKLYFQLRLNQPDCEHGAGGAGVSATLAQHDNLVEMLSRNLEGHHQIAAACFLPSYCWLVCATLHFLHAPTPAGQTLTSIYTSFLRLNFSGEMLDSTDPSKLSLMAYAARTMGKLAYEGVSSRKTYFSEEDVRGCLEAGIKTEEEFQLLHVFRRDALRFFLAPCVEPGHPGTFVFTVPAMQEYLAALYIVLGLRKTTLQRVGKEVAEFVGRVGEDVSLVLGIMAKLLPLRALPLLFNLLKVVPRVFGRVVGKSREAVAQAMVLEMFREEDYYNDDVLDQIGASILGVEGPRRHPDEPPDDEVFELFPMFMGGLLSAHNRAVLAQLGCPIKTLDALENAQAIKKKLGKLGRQVLPPSELLDHLFFHYEFQNQRFSAEVLGSLRQLNLAGVRMTPLKCTVVAAVLGSGRHALDEVNLASCQLDPMGLRTLRPVFLRARKLGLQLNSLGPEACKDLRDLLLHDQCQVTTLRLYFNELSSEGRQALRDMGSTTEGGARVVVSLTEGTAVSEYWSVILGEVQRNLNSWDRGRVRRHLELLLRDLEDNRGATLNPWRKAQLLRVESEVKALLEQLGGPGT; encoded by the exons ATGAGGTGGGGCTGCCATTTGCCCAGGGCCTCTTGGGGTCCTGGTCTGGGAAGAGTACTCCAGCCAGCAG ATGAACGTATCCCTTTCCTGATCCACTGGAGTTGGCCCCTTAGAGGGCAGCGACCCCTTGGGCCCCCTAG GGCCTTTATACGCCACCACGGAAGCTCAGCGGACAGTGATCCCCCACCAGGGAGGCACAGGCTGTTGTTCCAGGGCGCTGCTGCAACTG AAGCCATCCAGCAGCACCGCCGGAACCTGGCTGAGTGGTTCAGCCGGCTGCCCAGGGAAGAGCGCCAGTTCGGCCCGACCTTTGCACTAGACACAGTCCACGTGGACCCTGTGATCCGAGAGAGCACCCCCGATGAGCTGCTCCGCCCTACGGCTGAGTTGGCCCTGGAGCATCATCCACCCTCTGCCGGGCTCCCCCCACTGGCCCTGTCTCAGCTCTTTGACCCAGATGCCTGCGGGCGCCGGGTGCAGACCGTGGTGCTCTACGGAACAGTGGGCACTGGCAAGAGCACGCTGGTGCGCAAGATGGTTCTGGATTGGTGTTATGGGCGGCTGCCAGCCTTTGAGCTGCTCATCCCCTTCTCCTGCGAGGACCTGTCATCTCTGGGCCCTGCACCAGCCTCCTTGTGCCAACTGGTGGCCCAGCGCTACACGCCCCTGAAGGAGATTCTGCCTCTGATGGCCTCTGCAGGCTCCCGCCTCCTCTTTGTGCTCCATGGCCTAGAGCATCTCAACCTCAATTTCCAGTTGGCGGACACAGGGCTTTGCAGTGACCTTGAGGAGCCAAAGGCACCAGCTGCCATCATTGTCAATCTGCTGCGCAAATACATGTTGCCGGAG GCCAGTATTCTGGTGACCACCCGGCCCTCTGCCATTGGCCGCATCCCCAGCAAGTATGTGGGCCGCTATGGCGAGATCTGTGGCTTCTCTGATACCAACCTACAGAAGCTCTACTTCCAGCTCCGCCTCAACCAGCCAGACTGCGAGCACGGAGCTGGGGGAGCGGGTGTCTCGGCCACGCTGGCTCAGCATGACAACCTGGTGGAGATGCTCTCCCGGAACCTGGAGGGGCACCACCAGATCGCTGCCGCCTGCTTCCTGCCCTCCTACTGCTGGCTTGTCTGTGCCACCTTGCACTTCCTGCATGCCCCCACGCCTGCCGGCCAGACCCTCACAAGCATCTACACCAGCTTCCTGCGTCTAAACTTCAGTGGGGAGATGCTGGACAGCACTGACCCCTCCAAGTTGTCCCTGATGGCCTATGCAGCCCGAACCATGGGCAAGTTGGCCTATGAGGGGGTGTCCTCCCGCAAGACCTACTTTTCTGAAGAGGATGTCCGTGGCTGCCTGGAAGCTGGCATCAAGACAGAGGAGGAGTTTCAGCTGCTGCATGTCTTCCGCCGGGATGCCCTGAGGTTTTTTCTAGCCCCATGTGTGGAGCCAGGGCACCCGGGTACCTTCGTGTTCACTGTGCCTGCCATGCAGGAATACCTGGCTGCCCTCTACATTGTGCTGGGCTTGCGGAAGACAACTCTGCAGCGGGTAGGCAAGGAGGTGGCCGAGTTCGTGGGCCGAGTCGGGGAGGACGTCAGCCTGGTCCTGGGCATCATGGCCAAGCTGCTGCCCCTGCGAGCCCTGCCCCTGCTCTTCAACCTGCTCAAG GTGGTTCCACGGGTGTTTGGGCGCGTGGTAGGTAAGAGCCGCGAGGCAGTGGCCCAGGCCATGGTGCTGGAGATGTTCCGAGAGGAGGACTACTATAATGACGACGTCCTGGACCAGATAGGCGCCAGCATCCTGGGCGTGGAGGGCCCTCGGCGCCACCCGGACGAGCCCCCAGATGATGAGGTCTTTGAGCTTTTCCCCATGTTCATGGGCGGGCTCCTCTCTGCTCACAACCGGGCCGTGCTGGCTCAGCTCGGCTGCCCCATCAAGACCCTCGATGCCCTGGAGAATGCCCAGGCCATCAAGAAGAAGCTAGGCAAGCTGGGCCGGCAGGTGCTGCCCCCCTCGGAGCTCCTTGACCACCTCTTCTTCCACTATGAGTTCCAGAATCAGCGCTTCTCCGCTGAGGTGCTGGGCTCCCTGCGCCAGCTCAACCTGGCCGGCGTGCGCATGACGCCCCTCAAGTGCACAGTGGTGGCAGCTGTCCTGGGCAGCGGGAGGCATGCTCTGGATGAGGTGAATCTGGCCTCCTGCCAGCTGGACCCCATGGGGCTGCGCACACTCAGGCCCGTCTTCCTGCGTGCCCGGAAGCTGGG CTTGCAACTCAACAGCCTGGGCCCTGAGGCCTGCAAGGACCTCCGAGACCTGCTGCTGCATGACCAGTGCCAAGTTACCACCCTGCG CCTCTACTTCAACGAGCTGAGCTCAGAGGGCCGGCAGGCCCTGCGGGACATGGGCAGTACCACGGAAGGCGGTGCCCGGGTCGTGGTGTCACTGACGGAGGGGACAGCAGTGTCCGAATACTGGTCGGTGATCCTGGGTGAAGTCCAGCGGAATCTCAACAGCTGGGATAGGGGCCGGGTCCGGCGCCACCTTGAGCTGCTGCTGCGGGATCTGGAAGATAACCGGGGAGCCACCCTTAATCCTTGGCGTAAGGCCCAGCTGCTTCGAGTGGAGAGCGAGGTCAAGGCCCTCCTGGAGCAGCTGGGAGGCCCAGGAACCTGA
- the NLRX1 gene encoding NLR family member X1 isoform X3, with translation MRWGCHLPRASWGPGLGRVLQPADERIPFLIHWSWPLRGQRPLGPPRAFIRHHGSSADSDPPPGRHRLLFQGAAATEAIQQHRRNLAEWFSRLPREERQFGPTFALDTVHVDPVIRESTPDELLRPTAELALEHHPPSAGLPPLALSQLFDPDACGRRVQTVVLYGTVGTGKSTLVRKMVLDWCYGRLPAFELLIPFSCEDLSSLGPAPASLCQLVAQRYTPLKEILPLMASAGSRLLFVLHGLEHLNLNFQLADTGLCSDLEEPKAPAAIIVNLLRKYMLPEASILVTTRPSAIGRIPSKYVGRYGEICGFSDTNLQKLYFQLRLNQPDCEHGAGGAGVSATLAQHDNLVEMLSRNLEGHHQIAAACFLPSYCWLVCATLHFLHAPTPAGQTLTSIYTSFLRLNFSGEMLDSTDPSKLSLMAYAARTMGKLAYEGVSSRKTYFSEEDVRGCLEAGIKTEEEFQLLHVFRRDALRFFLAPCVEPGHPGTFVFTVPAMQEYLAALYIVLGLRKTTLQRVGKEVAEFVGRVGEDVSLVLGIMAKLLPLRALPLLFNLLKVVPRVFGRVVGKSREAVAQAMVLEMFREEDYYNDDVLDQIGASILGVEGPRRHPDEPPDDEVFELFPMFMGGLLSAHNRAVLAQLGCPIKTLDALENAQAIKKKLGKLGRQVLPPSELLDHLFFHYEFQNQRFSAEVLGSLRQLNLAGVRMTPLKCTVVAAVLGSGRHALDEVNLASCQLDPMGLRTLRPVFLRARKLGLQLNSLGPEACKDLRDLLLHDQCQVTTLRIFSDTSQA, from the exons ATGAGGTGGGGCTGCCATTTGCCCAGGGCCTCTTGGGGTCCTGGTCTGGGAAGAGTACTCCAGCCAGCAG ATGAACGTATCCCTTTCCTGATCCACTGGAGTTGGCCCCTTAGAGGGCAGCGACCCCTTGGGCCCCCTAG GGCCTTTATACGCCACCACGGAAGCTCAGCGGACAGTGATCCCCCACCAGGGAGGCACAGGCTGTTGTTCCAGGGCGCTGCTGCAACTG AAGCCATCCAGCAGCACCGCCGGAACCTGGCTGAGTGGTTCAGCCGGCTGCCCAGGGAAGAGCGCCAGTTCGGCCCGACCTTTGCACTAGACACAGTCCACGTGGACCCTGTGATCCGAGAGAGCACCCCCGATGAGCTGCTCCGCCCTACGGCTGAGTTGGCCCTGGAGCATCATCCACCCTCTGCCGGGCTCCCCCCACTGGCCCTGTCTCAGCTCTTTGACCCAGATGCCTGCGGGCGCCGGGTGCAGACCGTGGTGCTCTACGGAACAGTGGGCACTGGCAAGAGCACGCTGGTGCGCAAGATGGTTCTGGATTGGTGTTATGGGCGGCTGCCAGCCTTTGAGCTGCTCATCCCCTTCTCCTGCGAGGACCTGTCATCTCTGGGCCCTGCACCAGCCTCCTTGTGCCAACTGGTGGCCCAGCGCTACACGCCCCTGAAGGAGATTCTGCCTCTGATGGCCTCTGCAGGCTCCCGCCTCCTCTTTGTGCTCCATGGCCTAGAGCATCTCAACCTCAATTTCCAGTTGGCGGACACAGGGCTTTGCAGTGACCTTGAGGAGCCAAAGGCACCAGCTGCCATCATTGTCAATCTGCTGCGCAAATACATGTTGCCGGAG GCCAGTATTCTGGTGACCACCCGGCCCTCTGCCATTGGCCGCATCCCCAGCAAGTATGTGGGCCGCTATGGCGAGATCTGTGGCTTCTCTGATACCAACCTACAGAAGCTCTACTTCCAGCTCCGCCTCAACCAGCCAGACTGCGAGCACGGAGCTGGGGGAGCGGGTGTCTCGGCCACGCTGGCTCAGCATGACAACCTGGTGGAGATGCTCTCCCGGAACCTGGAGGGGCACCACCAGATCGCTGCCGCCTGCTTCCTGCCCTCCTACTGCTGGCTTGTCTGTGCCACCTTGCACTTCCTGCATGCCCCCACGCCTGCCGGCCAGACCCTCACAAGCATCTACACCAGCTTCCTGCGTCTAAACTTCAGTGGGGAGATGCTGGACAGCACTGACCCCTCCAAGTTGTCCCTGATGGCCTATGCAGCCCGAACCATGGGCAAGTTGGCCTATGAGGGGGTGTCCTCCCGCAAGACCTACTTTTCTGAAGAGGATGTCCGTGGCTGCCTGGAAGCTGGCATCAAGACAGAGGAGGAGTTTCAGCTGCTGCATGTCTTCCGCCGGGATGCCCTGAGGTTTTTTCTAGCCCCATGTGTGGAGCCAGGGCACCCGGGTACCTTCGTGTTCACTGTGCCTGCCATGCAGGAATACCTGGCTGCCCTCTACATTGTGCTGGGCTTGCGGAAGACAACTCTGCAGCGGGTAGGCAAGGAGGTGGCCGAGTTCGTGGGCCGAGTCGGGGAGGACGTCAGCCTGGTCCTGGGCATCATGGCCAAGCTGCTGCCCCTGCGAGCCCTGCCCCTGCTCTTCAACCTGCTCAAG GTGGTTCCACGGGTGTTTGGGCGCGTGGTAGGTAAGAGCCGCGAGGCAGTGGCCCAGGCCATGGTGCTGGAGATGTTCCGAGAGGAGGACTACTATAATGACGACGTCCTGGACCAGATAGGCGCCAGCATCCTGGGCGTGGAGGGCCCTCGGCGCCACCCGGACGAGCCCCCAGATGATGAGGTCTTTGAGCTTTTCCCCATGTTCATGGGCGGGCTCCTCTCTGCTCACAACCGGGCCGTGCTGGCTCAGCTCGGCTGCCCCATCAAGACCCTCGATGCCCTGGAGAATGCCCAGGCCATCAAGAAGAAGCTAGGCAAGCTGGGCCGGCAGGTGCTGCCCCCCTCGGAGCTCCTTGACCACCTCTTCTTCCACTATGAGTTCCAGAATCAGCGCTTCTCCGCTGAGGTGCTGGGCTCCCTGCGCCAGCTCAACCTGGCCGGCGTGCGCATGACGCCCCTCAAGTGCACAGTGGTGGCAGCTGTCCTGGGCAGCGGGAGGCATGCTCTGGATGAGGTGAATCTGGCCTCCTGCCAGCTGGACCCCATGGGGCTGCGCACACTCAGGCCCGTCTTCCTGCGTGCCCGGAAGCTGGG CTTGCAACTCAACAGCCTGGGCCCTGAGGCCTGCAAGGACCTCCGAGACCTGCTGCTGCATGACCAGTGCCAAGTTACCACCCTGCG GATTTTCTCCGACACTTCACAAGCCTGA
- the NLRX1 gene encoding NLR family member X1 (The RefSeq protein has 11 substitutions compared to this genomic sequence) — MRWGCHLPRASWGPGLGRVLQPADERIPFLIHWSWPLRGQRPLGPPRAFIRHHGSSADSDPPPGRHRLLFQGAAATEAIQQHRRNLAEWFSRLPREERQFGPTFALDTVHVDPVIRESTPDELLRPTAELALEHHPPSAGLPPLALSQLFDPDVCGRRVQTVVLYGTVGTGKSTLVRKMVLDWCYGRLPALELLIPFSCEDLSSLGPAPASLCQLVAQRYTPQKEILPLMATAGSRLLFVLHGLERLNLNFQLADTGLCSDLEEPKAPAAIIVNLLRKYMLPEASILVTTRPPAIGRIPSKYVGRYGEICGFSDTNLQKLYFQLRLNQPDCEHGAGGAGVSATLAQHDNLVEMLSRNLEGHHQIAAACFLPSYCWLVCATLHFLHAPTLAGQTLTSIYTSFLRLNFSGEMLDSTDPSKLSLMAYAARTMGKLAYEGVSSRKTYFSEEDVRGCLEAGIKTEEEFQLLHVFRRDALRFFLAPCVEPGHPGTFVFTVPAMQEYLAALYIVLGLRKTTLQRVGKEVAEFVGRVGEDVSLVLGIMAKLLPLRALPLLFNLLKVVPRVFGRVVGKSRGAVAQAMVLEMFREEDYYNDDVLDQIGASILGVEGPRRHPDEPPDDEVFELFPMFMGGLLSAHNRAVLAQLGCPIKTLDALENAQAIKKKLGKLGRQALPPSELLDHLFFHYEFQNQRFSAEVLGSLRQLNLAGVRMTPLKCTVVAAVLGSGRHALDEVNLASCQLDPMGLRTLRPVFLRARKLGLQPNSLGPEACKDLRDLLLHDQCQVTTLRLSNNPLTVAGVALLMEGLAGNTSLKHLSLLHTGLGDEGLELLAAQLDRNQQLQELNVAYNGAGDTAALALAKAAREHPSLELLHLYFNELSSEGRQALRDMGSTTEGGARVVVSLTEGTAVSEYWSVILGEVQRNLNSWDRGRVRRHLELLLRDLEDNRGATLNPWRKAQLLRVESEVKALLEQLGGPGT; from the exons ATGAGGTGGGGCTGCCATTTGCCCAGGGCCTCTTGGGGTCCTGGTCTGGGAAGAGTACTCCAGCCAGCAG ATGAACGTATCCCTTTCCTGATCCACTGGAGTTGGCCCCTTAGAGGGCAGCGACCCCTTGGGCCCCCTAG GGCCTTTATACGCCACCACGGAAGCTCAGCGGACAGTGATCCCCCACCAGGGAGGCACAGGCTGTTGTTCCAGGGCGCTGCTGCAACTG AAGCCATCCAGCAGCACCGCCGGAACCTGGCTGAGTGGTTCAGCCGGCTGCCCAGGGAAGAGCGCCAGTTCGGCCCGACCTTTGCACTAGACACAGTCCACGTGGACCCTGTGATCCGAGAGAGCACCCCCGATGAGCTGCTCCGCCCTACGGCTGAGTTGGCCCTGGAGCATCATCCACCCTCTGCCGGGCTCCCCCCACTGGCCCTGTCTCAGCTCTTTGACCCAGATGCCTGCGGGCGCCGGGTGCAGACCGTGGTGCTCTACGGAACAGTGGGCACTGGCAAGAGCACGCTGGTGCGCAAGATGGTTCTGGATTGGTGTTATGGGCGGCTGCCAGCCTTTGAGCTGCTCATCCCCTTCTCCTGCGAGGACCTGTCATCTCTGGGCCCTGCACCAGCCTCCTTGTGCCAACTGGTGGCCCAGCGCTACACGCCCCTGAAGGAGATTCTGCCTCTGATGGCCTCTGCAGGCTCCCGCCTCCTCTTTGTGCTCCATGGCCTAGAGCATCTCAACCTCAATTTCCAGTTGGCGGACACAGGGCTTTGCAGTGACCTTGAGGAGCCAAAGGCACCAGCTGCCATCATTGTCAATCTGCTGCGCAAATACATGTTGCCGGAG GCCAGTATTCTGGTGACCACCCGGCCCTCTGCCATTGGCCGCATCCCCAGCAAGTATGTGGGCCGCTATGGCGAGATCTGTGGCTTCTCTGATACCAACCTACAGAAGCTCTACTTCCAGCTCCGCCTCAACCAGCCAGACTGCGAGCACGGAGCTGGGGGAGCGGGTGTCTCGGCCACGCTGGCTCAGCATGACAACCTGGTGGAGATGCTCTCCCGGAACCTGGAGGGGCACCACCAGATCGCTGCCGCCTGCTTCCTGCCCTCCTACTGCTGGCTTGTCTGTGCCACCTTGCACTTCCTGCATGCCCCCACGCCTGCCGGCCAGACCCTCACAAGCATCTACACCAGCTTCCTGCGTCTAAACTTCAGTGGGGAGATGCTGGACAGCACTGACCCCTCCAAGTTGTCCCTGATGGCCTATGCAGCCCGAACCATGGGCAAGTTGGCCTATGAGGGGGTGTCCTCCCGCAAGACCTACTTTTCTGAAGAGGATGTCCGTGGCTGCCTGGAAGCTGGCATCAAGACAGAGGAGGAGTTTCAGCTGCTGCATGTCTTCCGCCGGGATGCCCTGAGGTTTTTTCTAGCCCCATGTGTGGAGCCAGGGCACCCGGGTACCTTCGTGTTCACTGTGCCTGCCATGCAGGAATACCTGGCTGCCCTCTACATTGTGCTGGGCTTGCGGAAGACAACTCTGCAGCGGGTAGGCAAGGAGGTGGCCGAGTTCGTGGGCCGAGTCGGGGAGGACGTCAGCCTGGTCCTGGGCATCATGGCCAAGCTGCTGCCCCTGCGAGCCCTGCCCCTGCTCTTCAACCTGCTCAAG GTGGTTCCACGGGTGTTTGGGCGCGTGGTAGGTAAGAGCCGCGAGGCAGTGGCCCAGGCCATGGTGCTGGAGATGTTCCGAGAGGAGGACTACTATAATGACGACGTCCTGGACCAGATAGGCGCCAGCATCCTGGGCGTGGAGGGCCCTCGGCGCCACCCGGACGAGCCCCCAGATGATGAGGTCTTTGAGCTTTTCCCCATGTTCATGGGCGGGCTCCTCTCTGCTCACAACCGGGCCGTGCTGGCTCAGCTCGGCTGCCCCATCAAGACCCTCGATGCCCTGGAGAATGCCCAGGCCATCAAGAAGAAGCTAGGCAAGCTGGGCCGGCAGGTGCTGCCCCCCTCGGAGCTCCTTGACCACCTCTTCTTCCACTATGAGTTCCAGAATCAGCGCTTCTCCGCTGAGGTGCTGGGCTCCCTGCGCCAGCTCAACCTGGCCGGCGTGCGCATGACGCCCCTCAAGTGCACAGTGGTGGCAGCTGTCCTGGGCAGCGGGAGGCATGCTCTGGATGAGGTGAATCTGGCCTCCTGCCAGCTGGACCCCATGGGGCTGCGCACACTCAGGCCCGTCTTCCTGCGTGCCCGGAAGCTGGG CTTGCAACTCAACAGCCTGGGCCCTGAGGCCTGCAAGGACCTCCGAGACCTGCTGCTGCATGACCAGTGCCAAGTTACCACCCTGCG GTTGTCCAACAACCCACTGactgcggcaggtgtggccctgctGATGGAGGGGCTGGCGGGAAACACCTCCCTAAAACACCTGTCTCTGCTGCACACGGGCCTCGGGGACGAGGGCCTAGAGCTGCTGGCTGCCCAGCTGGACCGTAACCAGCAGCTACAGGAGCTGAACGTGGCCTACAATGGTGCTGGTGACACAGCGGCCCTGGCCTTAGCCAAGGCTGCCCGGGAGCACCCTtccctggagctgctgca CCTCTACTTCAACGAGCTGAGCTCAGAGGGCCGGCAGGCCCTGCGGGACATGGGCAGTACCACGGAAGGCGGTGCCCGGGTCGTGGTGTCACTGACGGAGGGGACAGCAGTGTCCGAATACTGGTCGGTGATCCTGGGTGAAGTCCAGCGGAATCTCAACAGCTGGGATAGGGGCCGGGTCCGGCGCCACCTTGAGCTGCTGCTGCGGGATCTGGAAGATAACCGGGGAGCCACCCTTAATCCTTGGCGTAAGGCCCAGCTGCTTCGAGTGGAGAGCGAGGTCAAGGCCCTCCTGGAGCAGCTGGGAGGCCCAGGAACCTGA